One segment of Dolichospermum sp. DET69 DNA contains the following:
- a CDS encoding ISH3 family transposase has translation MTVSSLTKATRGESTEELVLTDSETLDEVIQCLVENFSIETQGACDQQTLFEILVKAASTGDSIENTAKLLKNIPTANDIRYHLNKINNFEELEAQINQALKSRIPLGLKKGCLKIAIDLNLICYYGQPTSSELPYIYRSEAKSGTNSFYAYATLYVISNNKRVTLAIRGVRQLDTSVALITYLLAELESLKINVKKLYLDRGFFNTPVIRWLQALDIPFLMPAIKTGKKGGIKQFLKGKKSYKTTYTITRDKDDFVTFDLWIVCKYRKGKHKKHGVQYFVYVAYKVKTNLNYIYQDYRKRFGIETSYRLKNICRIKTNNKNPVLRLLFIGISFLLINIWVNLLWLKISRKRKGSRLIYRTLFTLKQMLAFLSQALQKKYQVVESIYIPSG, from the coding sequence TTGACTGTTTCATCTCTAACAAAAGCCACGCGGGGCGAGTCTACAGAAGAACTCGTTTTAACCGACTCAGAAACTCTTGATGAGGTTATTCAGTGTTTAGTAGAAAATTTTTCGATTGAAACGCAAGGAGCCTGTGACCAACAAACTTTATTCGAGATTCTGGTTAAAGCAGCCAGCACTGGAGACAGTATTGAAAACACAGCTAAATTGTTAAAAAATATTCCGACAGCTAATGATATTAGATATCATCTCAATAAAATTAACAATTTTGAGGAATTAGAAGCGCAAATAAATCAAGCATTAAAAAGTCGAATTCCTTTAGGATTAAAAAAAGGGTGTTTGAAAATAGCGATTGATTTAAATTTAATTTGTTATTATGGTCAACCAACATCGTCAGAATTACCCTACATATATCGAAGTGAAGCTAAATCTGGTACTAATTCATTTTATGCCTATGCCACTTTATATGTTATTAGTAATAATAAGCGTGTAACTCTAGCAATAAGAGGTGTTCGCCAATTAGATACTAGTGTGGCTTTAATTACTTATTTATTAGCAGAACTTGAATCCCTAAAAATAAATGTAAAAAAACTCTATTTGGATAGGGGATTTTTTAATACTCCTGTAATTAGATGGTTACAGGCATTAGATATTCCCTTTCTTATGCCTGCTATCAAGACTGGAAAAAAAGGAGGAATCAAACAATTCCTCAAGGGTAAAAAAAGTTATAAAACTACCTATACTATTACAAGAGACAAAGATGATTTTGTCACATTTGATTTATGGATCGTCTGTAAATATAGAAAGGGAAAGCATAAAAAGCATGGGGTTCAATACTTTGTTTATGTTGCTTATAAGGTCAAAACAAATTTAAATTATATCTATCAAGATTATCGAAAAAGATTTGGCATTGAAACCAGTTATCGTCTGAAAAATATTTGTCGAATTAAGACGAATAACAAAAATCCAGTCTTGAGATTACTATTCATTGGAATATCCTTTCTTCTAATTAACATCTGGGTGAATCTACTATGGCTCAAAATCAGTCGTAAAAGGAAAGGTAGTAGATTAATTTATCGCACACTTTTTACACTCAAACAGATGTTAGCCTTTTTATCTCAAGCCCTACAGAAGAAATATCAAGTCGTTGAAAGCATTTATATTCCATCCGGTTAG
- a CDS encoding Uma2 family endonuclease, which translates to MVTIQLRQLSVPPGHRIILHNISWQEFEEILTELGENRASRLAYYQGNLEIKMPLPKHEVAKVIIGDLVKIILEELEIDCECFGSTTFKRQDMNSGIEPDDSFYIKNHLQMIGKEKIDLNIDPPPDLVIEIDVTSKTQLDAYLALAVPEVWRYENDKLQINIWQDGKYIESKVSPNFPDLQIAEIIPQFVEESRILGRSPTLRKFRQWVKQQ; encoded by the coding sequence ATGGTAACAATACAACTAAGGCAATTAAGCGTACCACCAGGACATAGAATTATATTACACAATATTTCTTGGCAAGAATTTGAAGAAATATTAACAGAATTAGGAGAAAATCGTGCTAGTAGATTAGCTTATTATCAGGGGAATTTAGAAATTAAAATGCCGTTACCTAAGCATGAAGTAGCGAAAGTTATTATTGGAGATTTGGTTAAAATAATTCTAGAGGAATTAGAAATTGATTGTGAATGTTTTGGTTCAACCACTTTTAAACGTCAAGATATGAATAGTGGAATAGAACCAGATGATTCATTTTATATTAAAAATCATCTACAGATGATTGGTAAGGAAAAAATTGATTTAAATATTGATCCTCCTCCTGATTTAGTCATAGAAATTGATGTTACTTCCAAAACACAATTAGATGCTTATTTGGCTTTAGCAGTTCCCGAAGTATGGCGATATGAAAATGATAAATTACAGATTAATATTTGGCAAGATGGTAAATATATAGAATCAAAAGTTAGTCCTAATTTTCCTGATTTACAAATTGCAGAAATAATTCCCCAATTTGTTGAAGAAAGTCGGATTCTTGGGAGAAGTCCTACTTTGAGGAAGTTTCGACAGTGGGTAAAACAGCAATAA